From Deltaproteobacteria bacterium, one genomic window encodes:
- the recG gene encoding ATP-dependent DNA helicase RecG yields MTKNRSPLEILDSVLGAISRGGYASLARSHGLEQTLAGAAQRGLEEAPAAPESFSEILKLAQGLDTQPLAARRNRLERMQAIVERLRSPAMFEVSRPAARPVAKPANVPAPPATRKSPAAKRASSGSGPGLKDEVKWVKGVGPKLAGVLERLDIHTVEDLLFHLPVRYDDLRHVTPIRDLVPGMQAVVVGEVTRMGRFGRNGRELVVRDSTGELTCKWFQGFERVRAARAKPGDQVRVTGDCRQFRAQREFHHPDIEFAEEPSHVPGGIIPVYPLTEGLHPKQLRAAIANALQLGVEGLSDGLETVKGISLPPIPLGEAVRRLHQPPDDSDIEKYLVRMSEAHERLRVHEAFFLALGLAIRRRQTAEVTGISIPDNDTLLAPFISNLPFELTGAQKRAIAEIRRDLVQPRPMNRLLQGDVGAGKTVVALAAALVAVGAGYQAALMAPTEILAEQHFQTMTKLVQGLDVPVALLTGSQKLSTESLVPARVYHELARGTPMIAVGTHALIQEKVTIGKLAFVIIDEQHRFGVEQRRTLLSKGYMPDVLVMTATPIPRTLALTVYGDLEISTLDELPPGRRQVQTVIAGDGSEMKLWDAVARQLAEERQAYVVYPLVSESELIDLKDAERGVKEITSHYIPGARVGLLHGRMKPADKDKALGDFRAGRTQVLVSTTVIEVGIDVPNATVMVIEHAERFGLAQIHQLRGRVGRGGAQSYCFLVPSAGISAEGHRRLQVLASTNDGFRIAEADLEIRGPGEFLGTRQSGLPEFRVLNLARDLDLLQSCREAAARLLEADPGLQKRENGQIRTLLLERWKGKIEFSGVA; encoded by the coding sequence ATGACCAAAAACCGCTCACCGCTGGAGATTCTGGATTCTGTGCTCGGGGCGATATCCCGGGGCGGTTATGCCTCGCTGGCTCGTTCTCATGGACTTGAGCAAACCCTGGCTGGTGCGGCCCAGAGGGGACTGGAGGAAGCGCCAGCTGCGCCGGAAAGCTTCAGTGAAATCCTGAAGCTCGCTCAAGGACTGGATACCCAGCCGCTGGCTGCCCGGCGAAACCGTCTGGAGCGGATGCAGGCGATTGTGGAAAGGCTGCGCAGCCCGGCGATGTTTGAGGTGAGCCGGCCGGCAGCCCGGCCTGTTGCGAAGCCGGCAAATGTGCCCGCCCCCCCAGCAACCAGGAAATCTCCAGCGGCGAAGAGAGCATCCTCCGGAAGCGGCCCCGGTCTCAAGGATGAAGTGAAATGGGTGAAGGGTGTTGGCCCCAAGCTGGCGGGTGTTCTGGAACGCCTGGATATCCACACAGTGGAGGATCTGCTGTTTCACTTGCCGGTCAGGTATGACGATCTTCGTCATGTGACACCTATCCGGGATCTTGTGCCCGGCATGCAGGCCGTCGTGGTGGGCGAAGTGACCCGGATGGGGCGGTTTGGCCGCAACGGGCGGGAACTGGTCGTCCGTGACAGCACAGGAGAACTCACCTGCAAATGGTTCCAGGGGTTTGAGCGTGTCCGTGCTGCACGGGCCAAACCGGGTGACCAGGTTCGGGTAACCGGGGATTGCCGTCAGTTTCGCGCCCAGCGGGAATTTCATCACCCTGACATCGAGTTTGCCGAAGAACCATCACATGTCCCAGGCGGAATTATCCCCGTCTATCCCCTTACCGAGGGGCTTCACCCCAAGCAGCTTCGTGCGGCCATAGCGAATGCGCTTCAGCTTGGCGTTGAGGGATTGAGTGACGGGTTGGAAACAGTGAAAGGTATTTCATTGCCTCCGATTCCGCTTGGCGAAGCGGTGCGCCGTCTGCACCAGCCACCCGATGACAGCGATATAGAAAAGTATCTTGTCCGCATGTCCGAGGCACATGAACGGCTCCGGGTGCACGAGGCATTTTTCCTTGCATTGGGGCTCGCCATTCGCCGCCGCCAAACGGCAGAGGTGACAGGTATCAGTATTCCGGACAACGACACCCTGCTGGCGCCGTTTATCAGTAATCTCCCGTTTGAGCTGACTGGCGCCCAGAAGCGGGCGATTGCCGAAATCCGCAGGGACCTTGTCCAGCCTCGGCCGATGAACCGGCTTCTGCAGGGCGATGTGGGTGCAGGGAAAACCGTTGTTGCGCTGGCCGCCGCGCTGGTTGCCGTCGGGGCAGGCTATCAGGCCGCGCTCATGGCACCGACGGAAATACTCGCCGAGCAGCACTTCCAGACGATGACCAAGCTTGTGCAGGGCCTGGATGTACCCGTCGCATTGCTGACCGGTTCGCAGAAGCTCTCTACCGAAAGCCTCGTTCCGGCGCGGGTTTATCACGAACTGGCGCGTGGGACGCCCATGATTGCCGTTGGTACTCACGCGCTCATTCAGGAAAAGGTGACGATCGGGAAACTCGCATTTGTCATTATTGACGAGCAGCACCGGTTCGGTGTCGAGCAGCGCCGAACACTGCTGAGCAAGGGGTATATGCCGGATGTGCTGGTAATGACGGCTACTCCGATCCCGCGCACGCTGGCCCTGACGGTTTATGGGGATCTGGAGATTTCAACGCTGGATGAACTGCCTCCTGGCAGGCGTCAGGTGCAGACCGTGATCGCCGGCGATGGCTCGGAGATGAAACTTTGGGACGCGGTGGCCCGCCAGCTCGCAGAGGAGCGTCAGGCATATGTGGTTTACCCGCTGGTATCGGAAAGCGAGCTGATCGATCTCAAGGACGCCGAACGCGGCGTAAAGGAGATCACGTCCCATTACATCCCCGGTGCCAGAGTGGGGCTGCTTCATGGCAGGATGAAGCCAGCCGACAAGGACAAGGCCCTTGGGGATTTCCGTGCCGGGCGTACCCAGGTTCTTGTGTCCACAACGGTAATCGAAGTCGGAATAGACGTACCGAATGCTACGGTGATGGTAATCGAGCACGCCGAACGGTTTGGACTCGCACAAATCCATCAGCTCCGGGGACGTGTCGGCCGGGGAGGAGCCCAAAGCTACTGCTTCCTGGTTCCCAGTGCGGGGATCTCGGCCGAGGGCCACCGCAGGCTTCAGGTGCTTGCTTCAACGAATGATGGTTTCCGGATCGCGGAAGCAGATCTGGAAATCCGCGGTCCTGGGGAGTTTCTTGGAACCCGGCAGTCTGGTTTGCCGGAGTTCCGTGTCCTGAATCTCGCCCGCGACCTGGACCTGCTGCAATCCTGCCGGGAGGCAGCCGCACGGCTTCTGGAGGCCGATCCCGGGCTCCAGAAACGCGAAAACGGCCAGATCCGGACTCTGCTGCTGGAACGGTGGAAAGGGAAGATCGAATTTTCAGGTGTGGCGTAA
- a CDS encoding MarR family transcriptional regulator, translating into MSVEHIKEPRERLVALLFNIGGLMETVVNRQVFRQFDLSNAQYEVLRILADRSVPMSLTDLSRMLVVSNANVTGLIDRMESQGLVKRKTNPADGRVRLIDLSAAGRSKFKQAHKVHLDGIAEFLQAFTDDDVRHLLKSLEILHMRAEAAAVGMYKLRCNPDSDELPKADNSA; encoded by the coding sequence ATGTCCGTGGAGCATATCAAGGAACCGAGAGAACGGCTTGTTGCGTTGCTGTTCAATATCGGGGGGTTGATGGAGACAGTGGTCAACCGTCAGGTCTTCCGGCAGTTCGACCTGTCTAACGCCCAGTACGAAGTGCTGCGTATTCTGGCCGATCGCTCGGTCCCCATGAGCCTGACGGACCTGTCCCGGATGCTGGTGGTTTCCAACGCCAATGTGACCGGCCTTATTGACCGGATGGAGTCGCAGGGACTTGTGAAGCGCAAGACGAATCCTGCTGACGGGCGAGTGCGCCTTATTGATCTGTCGGCGGCAGGCCGCAGCAAATTCAAGCAGGCACACAAGGTTCATCTGGACGGTATCGCCGAGTTTCTCCAGGCATTTACTGACGACGATGTACGCCATCTGCTCAAATCCCTGGAAATACTCCATATGCGAGCGGAGGCTGCTGCCGTGGGTATGTACAAGTTGCGGTGCAATCCCGATTCCGACGAACTTCCAAAGGCGGATAACAGCGCCTGA
- a CDS encoding hemerythrin domain-containing protein, giving the protein MTVKQQRRAKAEKAAEIASRIKTSPSAHQLLLEGKEPTRLLEDRSENAATQALIEQHHDIVAIVDRLGAVIRTSIGLLPEAQKRRLFNELMGTLIQKLERHFQYEERGGFMTDVVKRRPALAADVERLLTEHGNMIGQLRWIRARCIELDLETLQKHVQSFVDKFSHHEHHETDLIQGVYYGETGAGD; this is encoded by the coding sequence ATGACAGTGAAACAGCAACGCCGCGCCAAGGCGGAAAAGGCGGCAGAAATTGCCAGCCGCATAAAAACCTCCCCCTCGGCCCATCAGCTTCTCCTGGAGGGGAAAGAACCGACAAGGCTGCTGGAAGACCGCTCTGAAAACGCCGCCACCCAGGCTCTGATCGAACAGCACCACGACATCGTGGCAATCGTGGACCGGCTGGGAGCCGTTATCCGAACCAGTATCGGGCTGCTACCGGAAGCTCAGAAACGGCGGTTGTTCAATGAACTAATGGGGACGCTCATCCAGAAACTCGAGCGGCATTTCCAGTATGAGGAACGGGGCGGATTCATGACCGATGTCGTGAAGCGCCGCCCAGCACTTGCAGCCGACGTAGAGCGGCTGCTCACGGAACACGGCAACATGATCGGCCAGCTCCGGTGGATACGTGCGCGGTGCATCGAACTGGATCTGGAAACGCTCCAGAAGCATGTCCAGAGCTTCGTTGACAAGTTCTCTCATCACGAACATCACGAGACTGACCTGATCCAGGGGGTCTATTATGGAGAAACCGGGGCCGGGGACTGA
- a CDS encoding efflux RND transporter periplasmic adaptor subunit, with the protein MTITQKRWAIVGGVVAILAVLGVFGARKKPLEVKTVRVSRGLVERTVSSTSSGSVKARLAADLKSEIVAKVLRHEVNEGDKAKKDDPLVTLDTATFAASLTLNEASRRAQQARVEQARARLENARQDHDRIQNLYKEQIVAEDRLQAAKTALDVAEQELSAARSLVEQLSAQIEMDRVNLSRGVIRAPFDGVIVSLDMDPGETAIVGTRLVRIVNNEDVYVEAPIDESDLGLLKLGQDVRVTFDAFPKETFTGKLSFISPSVTIDSTAVRTVAVRVILDSVTGRMRDGMSADVEIIVEKLEAVPFVPTQAVIATADETYVYVVENKRVAKRVIQPGISNWDRTEVRSGLGDSDHVIMAIDRREISEGNRVKEELSGDPGHAAR; encoded by the coding sequence ATGACCATCACCCAGAAGCGATGGGCAATTGTCGGCGGTGTCGTGGCCATTCTGGCTGTTCTGGGCGTATTCGGCGCCCGGAAAAAACCGCTTGAGGTAAAAACAGTCCGTGTTTCCCGCGGGCTGGTGGAACGGACCGTCAGCTCCACCTCCAGCGGCAGCGTGAAAGCCCGTCTCGCCGCTGATCTCAAGAGCGAAATAGTCGCCAAGGTGCTCCGTCATGAAGTGAACGAGGGCGACAAGGCTAAGAAAGACGATCCTCTGGTCACACTGGATACGGCTACTTTCGCGGCCAGCCTGACACTCAATGAAGCCTCCCGGCGGGCGCAGCAGGCCCGGGTGGAACAGGCCCGGGCCCGCCTGGAGAATGCCCGGCAGGACCATGACCGGATTCAGAACCTGTACAAGGAGCAGATCGTGGCAGAAGACCGCCTGCAGGCGGCAAAAACCGCCCTGGATGTGGCCGAACAGGAATTGTCGGCAGCCCGGTCACTGGTTGAGCAATTGTCGGCCCAGATAGAAATGGACCGTGTCAACCTGTCGAGAGGCGTTATCCGTGCTCCGTTCGACGGGGTCATCGTCAGCCTGGACATGGACCCGGGAGAAACTGCCATTGTCGGCACACGGCTCGTACGGATCGTCAACAATGAGGACGTATATGTCGAGGCACCGATCGACGAATCCGACCTGGGGCTGCTCAAGCTGGGGCAGGACGTAAGGGTAACCTTCGACGCCTTCCCGAAGGAGACTTTCACCGGAAAACTCTCCTTTATTTCACCGTCGGTGACCATCGATTCGACTGCTGTCCGGACGGTGGCGGTCCGGGTAATTCTGGATAGTGTCACTGGCCGTATGCGAGATGGCATGTCGGCCGATGTGGAAATCATTGTCGAAAAGCTCGAGGCCGTTCCGTTCGTACCGACTCAGGCCGTCATTGCCACTGCCGACGAGACCTACGTTTATGTCGTCGAAAACAAGCGTGTGGCCAAGAGGGTGATCCAGCCCGGTATCTCCAACTGGGACCGGACGGAAGTCCGCTCGGGACTTGGCGACAGCGATCACGTCATCATGGCCATCGACCGCCGCGAAATCAGCGAAGGCAACCGGGTCAAGGAGGAACTTTCGGGTGATCCGGGGCACGCAGCTCGTTAA
- a CDS encoding MBL fold metallo-hydrolase, with protein MESAGFGILIDCGLPPMTLRKRLRSIGRDWDSVQHIILTHEHADHAGGITKLSEKHPALSVYATKETGRAVHRETGFERLRPLVPLDPFDLGPFRVTGLPVPHDAAGPVAFRIEAGAARFGYLTDLGSITDTLAERLFDVQTLICEANHDLDRLEAGPYPSFLKKRVSSDMGHLNNDQCAAFVGRIAEQGHLERVVLAHLSEVNNTPELAYGAVRAELDACGAETVSVACARRREISDVIDLL; from the coding sequence GTGGAATCAGCAGGCTTCGGCATTCTGATTGACTGCGGACTTCCGCCGATGACGCTGCGAAAACGGCTCCGCTCCATCGGCCGTGACTGGGATTCAGTACAGCACATCATTCTGACCCATGAACACGCCGACCATGCAGGGGGCATCACCAAACTATCCGAAAAGCACCCCGCCCTCTCCGTTTATGCCACCAAGGAAACCGGACGGGCCGTTCACCGGGAAACGGGATTTGAACGGCTGCGCCCCCTTGTCCCGCTGGACCCGTTTGACCTGGGACCATTCCGCGTCACCGGGCTCCCCGTTCCGCACGATGCCGCGGGCCCCGTGGCCTTCCGGATCGAGGCGGGTGCGGCCCGCTTCGGATACCTGACGGACCTTGGTTCAATCACGGATACCCTGGCCGAGCGGCTTTTCGACGTTCAGACGCTGATCTGCGAGGCCAATCACGATCTGGACCGGCTGGAAGCCGGACCATACCCCTCGTTCCTGAAAAAACGCGTCAGTTCCGACATGGGGCACCTGAACAATGACCAGTGCGCCGCCTTCGTGGGCCGGATTGCCGAGCAGGGACACCTTGAACGCGTGGTGCTGGCCCACCTCTCGGAAGTCAACAATACGCCGGAACTGGCCTACGGAGCCGTCCGGGCGGAACTTGACGCCTGTGGGGCAGAAACGGTTAGCGTCGCCTGCGCCCGGCGCCGGGAGATCAGCGACGTGATCGATCTGCTGTAG
- a CDS encoding TolC family protein, with product MKLPISFVTAITLSLALGLVPPVSAVHASEPEPLPELLSTGTARPVTLREAVQMALEKAEEIELVRIDYRKAIHAVQSQMGVFDPTLSAAYTYTNTDSISPNLFNLSSPIVKNKSHQLTFGLGGLIPTGATYDLSIVNERTRNASPFTTLVPQNSVRLAGTLRQPLLKNRGLSVTLTQLRIARGLEEGQKSVLLQRIQGTAYNVIRSYWDLVFRQKDLEAKLDSLKAAEDLVRVAENRVRVRVDPPIYLTQARAGAEIRREQVILAREQLELARDSLRQQVMLVESARELAEPEKFEPADSPAYVPFDPPYEESVRKAMDQRPEFVISRVTRDNAKSQAVAAANGRWPELNATVTGGLAGLSGTARPARPSDSPQTGTALQQLQNQWGGGMGSAWESALGADGPFFALGAEFRMPVPNQRARAANAQAQLDLDNAEIGLRKTEETVLMDVRRTIRSLQASAQRIRSTELNVNLAQENVTAERRRYEVGISTSWDVLEREKELTEARAGYYRALADYNTARAAYELAVGTILEFVGIDVDVAGERT from the coding sequence ATGAAGCTACCGATTTCCTTCGTCACCGCCATCACCTTAAGCCTTGCGCTTGGCCTAGTGCCGCCAGTTTCGGCTGTCCATGCAAGCGAACCGGAACCGTTGCCCGAGCTTCTCAGTACAGGGACTGCCCGGCCGGTGACCTTGAGGGAAGCGGTCCAGATGGCACTGGAAAAGGCCGAAGAGATCGAACTCGTGCGGATAGACTATCGCAAGGCTATCCACGCAGTTCAGTCACAGATGGGCGTGTTCGACCCCACCCTTTCGGCCGCATATACCTACACCAACACCGACTCGATCTCGCCGAACCTCTTTAACCTCAGCAGTCCGATCGTGAAGAACAAATCGCACCAGCTTACCTTTGGTCTGGGCGGGCTCATCCCCACCGGTGCAACTTATGACCTGTCTATTGTCAATGAGCGGACCCGGAACGCCAGTCCCTTTACAACCCTGGTTCCGCAGAACTCGGTCAGGCTGGCCGGCACCCTCAGGCAGCCGCTCCTCAAGAATCGTGGACTCAGCGTCACCCTGACCCAGCTCCGGATTGCCCGTGGGCTTGAAGAAGGGCAGAAGTCGGTCCTGCTTCAGCGGATACAGGGCACCGCCTATAACGTGATCCGTTCCTACTGGGATCTGGTGTTCAGGCAGAAGGATCTGGAGGCCAAGCTCGACTCGCTCAAGGCGGCAGAGGATCTGGTGCGGGTAGCGGAGAACCGGGTTCGCGTGAGAGTCGATCCGCCGATCTACCTGACCCAGGCAAGAGCAGGGGCGGAAATCCGGCGCGAACAGGTGATCCTTGCCCGGGAACAGCTCGAACTGGCCCGCGACAGCCTGCGTCAGCAGGTGATGCTGGTTGAATCCGCCCGGGAGCTGGCCGAGCCCGAAAAATTCGAGCCTGCCGATTCCCCGGCATATGTACCGTTCGATCCGCCCTATGAGGAGTCGGTTCGCAAGGCGATGGACCAGCGGCCGGAGTTCGTCATATCCAGGGTCACACGCGACAACGCGAAGTCCCAGGCCGTTGCGGCCGCCAACGGCCGCTGGCCGGAACTGAATGCGACCGTTACCGGCGGGCTCGCCGGCCTTTCAGGAACAGCCCGGCCCGCACGGCCCAGCGATAGCCCCCAGACAGGAACCGCTCTACAGCAGCTGCAAAACCAATGGGGCGGCGGAATGGGTTCCGCATGGGAAAGCGCCCTGGGTGCCGACGGGCCTTTCTTCGCCCTAGGGGCGGAGTTCCGGATGCCTGTCCCGAACCAGAGAGCGAGAGCAGCCAATGCCCAGGCGCAGCTGGATCTCGACAACGCCGAGATCGGACTTCGCAAAACCGAGGAAACCGTGCTGATGGATGTCCGCCGCACAATCCGGTCGCTCCAGGCAAGCGCGCAGCGAATCCGCTCAACCGAACTGAACGTCAACCTGGCACAGGAAAACGTGACCGCCGAACGGCGGCGTTACGAAGTCGGGATTTCGACCAGCTGGGACGTGCTGGAACGGGAAAAGGAACTTACCGAAGCCAGGGCCGGCTACTACCGGGCGCTTGCCGACTACAACACGGCTCGGGCCGCCTATGAACTGGCGGTGGGAACGATTCTTGAGTTCGTCGGCATAGACGTTGATGTGGCAGGAGAGCGTACATGA
- a CDS encoding ornithine cyclodeaminase family protein, whose protein sequence is MGGTFLWITEKEVAGAVSMSGAIAALERGLRIEAQGKARNMVKTHVNFGGHGNLHAIGAAFDESELSPAVVGTKTWAHTPGGAMPVLVMIDGANGALIAVIEAFALGQLRTGGISGVATKWLSSPEADELAVIGAGKQALPQVAAVACVRKLKRVRVFSPTAEKREAFGGILRKRFPGTEVVVAGSVAEAVKGAPAVTLVTRATEPFLGARMLAAGTHVNAVGAITPERAEFHQDLFPRAHRMAADSVDQMKKLSREFQDHFGEDATGWKSLESLASVVASGKGRSPGDDLSLFKAMGVGISDLSIGIEVLRAAHAGKFGRELPLPQRAEIRFD, encoded by the coding sequence ATGGGCGGAACCTTTCTCTGGATTACCGAGAAGGAAGTAGCCGGTGCCGTCAGCATGTCTGGCGCCATTGCGGCCCTGGAGCGCGGGCTCAGGATAGAGGCCCAGGGGAAGGCCCGAAACATGGTCAAAACCCATGTAAATTTTGGCGGCCACGGGAATTTGCACGCGATCGGGGCGGCATTTGACGAGAGTGAGCTTTCGCCTGCCGTAGTTGGCACAAAGACATGGGCCCACACTCCGGGCGGAGCCATGCCGGTTCTGGTGATGATTGATGGCGCTAATGGTGCCCTGATCGCCGTTATTGAAGCCTTCGCGCTGGGCCAACTGCGTACGGGCGGTATTTCCGGTGTGGCCACCAAGTGGCTTTCCAGCCCGGAAGCGGACGAACTGGCGGTAATCGGTGCTGGCAAGCAGGCGCTTCCGCAGGTGGCAGCTGTTGCGTGTGTGCGCAAGCTGAAGCGGGTCCGGGTGTTCAGCCCGACGGCTGAAAAGCGGGAAGCATTCGGCGGCATTCTCCGAAAAAGGTTCCCCGGTACCGAGGTCGTGGTTGCTGGCTCAGTGGCGGAGGCAGTGAAGGGGGCGCCGGCAGTGACGCTGGTTACACGAGCCACCGAACCCTTTCTGGGAGCGAGAATGCTGGCTGCCGGGACACATGTGAATGCGGTGGGTGCTATTACGCCCGAGCGGGCCGAATTTCATCAGGACCTGTTTCCCAGAGCTCACCGCATGGCGGCTGACAGCGTGGACCAGATGAAAAAACTCTCGCGCGAATTCCAGGACCATTTCGGAGAGGATGCGACCGGCTGGAAAAGTCTCGAAAGCCTTGCCTCGGTGGTTGCCTCCGGAAAAGGGCGCTCGCCGGGCGATGACCTGAGCTTGTTCAAGGCGATGGGAGTGGGTATTTCGGACCTTTCGATCGGTATCGAGGTGCTGCGTGCCGCCCACGCCGGCAAATTCGGCAGGGAACTGCCGCTTCCCCAGCGCGCGGAAATCCGCTTTGATTGA
- a CDS encoding ABC transporter ATP-binding protein — protein MIRGTQLVKRYQMGEEFLDALKGVDISVDAGEYIAIIGPSGSGKSTLMNIIGCLDSPTSGTLWLDGQEVSGMSDTELAQLRNQKIGFVFQSFNLLPRFSALKNVELPLIYSGISPEERLRMAEEALTKVGLKDRMLHKPNELSGGQRQRVAIARAIVNRPAILFADEPTGALDTKTGEEIVALFESLNEKLGTTLIVVTHEPNVAEKARRIIKIMDGKILSDERLRPEPVRAA, from the coding sequence GTGATCCGGGGCACGCAGCTCGTTAAACGCTACCAGATGGGCGAAGAATTCCTCGACGCCCTGAAGGGTGTCGATATCTCAGTCGATGCAGGCGAGTACATCGCCATCATAGGTCCATCCGGATCGGGAAAATCGACACTGATGAACATTATCGGCTGCCTCGATTCACCGACGTCAGGAACGCTCTGGCTGGACGGACAGGAAGTGTCCGGAATGAGTGACACCGAACTCGCCCAGCTCCGGAACCAGAAGATCGGGTTCGTTTTCCAGTCGTTCAACCTGCTCCCGCGGTTTTCGGCCCTCAAAAATGTGGAACTCCCGCTCATCTATTCGGGGATTTCACCTGAAGAGCGCCTCCGGATGGCTGAAGAAGCACTCACCAAGGTCGGCCTCAAAGACCGGATGCTCCACAAGCCGAATGAACTGTCGGGTGGCCAGCGCCAGCGGGTCGCCATCGCACGGGCTATCGTGAACCGGCCGGCCATCCTGTTCGCCGACGAGCCCACAGGCGCACTCGACACCAAAACCGGCGAGGAAATTGTTGCCCTCTTCGAGTCCCTGAACGAAAAGCTGGGAACGACCCTGATCGTCGTTACCCATGAGCCCAACGTCGCCGAAAAGGCACGCAGGATCATCAAGATCATGGACGGCAAGATTCTTTCCGATGAGCGTCTGCGGCCCGAGCCTGTCCGGGCGGCCTGA
- a CDS encoding cupin domain-containing protein, whose product MSDERLKAKFINRTGASAPELKLIDPVLITKEELEAEMERLASLPVPANGRRMSVIAHPHTGVGDGLAPGTQVTISVLKPGERTKPIRHNSSQVNFCIRGGGHSVINGKRVVFRQYDVWNTPSMNIYEHVNDTKELQVRLAYSNAALLEKMNIHVVDDDPYGPKTVSEHRPAGGEGHGGNMENPFGTFQITDEGAWLMPYEKLVNPDVVEWPVLHWPWEKVKANLDRLAGLGQEYRGRRLYLLYHPASGRLNGTSPTFFATITLRPPKIVDRPHRHSSSAINYFFSGSGHSLVDGKRYHWKAGDLMLTAPGWAIHNHASNDEPVYELTIQDSPLNISMDSLMWQEDLGRPFSMLGSQKGFETNRAKLAG is encoded by the coding sequence ATGAGCGACGAGCGTTTGAAGGCAAAATTCATCAATAGAACAGGTGCTTCTGCGCCGGAGCTGAAGCTGATCGACCCGGTCCTCATAACAAAAGAGGAACTTGAAGCCGAGATGGAACGGCTGGCGTCGTTGCCGGTGCCGGCAAACGGCCGGCGGATGTCGGTTATTGCCCATCCCCATACGGGCGTGGGCGACGGACTGGCACCGGGAACCCAGGTGACGATTTCCGTGCTGAAACCGGGCGAGCGGACGAAACCGATCCGCCACAATTCATCGCAGGTTAATTTCTGCATTCGTGGCGGCGGACACTCGGTCATCAATGGCAAGCGGGTGGTATTCAGGCAGTATGACGTCTGGAACACCCCCTCGATGAATATCTACGAGCACGTGAACGATACCAAAGAACTCCAGGTCCGCCTTGCCTATAGCAATGCCGCATTGCTGGAGAAGATGAACATCCACGTGGTTGATGACGATCCTTATGGTCCTAAAACAGTATCTGAACACCGTCCCGCCGGTGGCGAAGGTCACGGCGGGAATATGGAAAATCCGTTCGGGACATTCCAGATTACCGACGAAGGCGCATGGCTGATGCCATATGAAAAACTGGTGAATCCGGATGTCGTCGAGTGGCCTGTACTTCACTGGCCGTGGGAGAAGGTGAAGGCAAACCTGGACCGGCTGGCAGGTCTGGGCCAGGAATACCGGGGGAGGCGGCTTTACCTCTTATATCATCCGGCTTCAGGACGTCTGAACGGGACGTCACCCACATTTTTTGCCACCATTACGCTTCGGCCGCCAAAGATCGTGGACAGGCCCCATCGGCATTCTTCATCGGCGATCAACTATTTCTTCTCCGGCAGCGGGCACAGCCTCGTGGACGGAAAGCGGTATCATTGGAAGGCAGGAGATCTGATGCTGACCGCACCCGGCTGGGCGATCCACAATCACGCCTCGAACGATGAGCCCGTTTACGAGCTGACTATCCAGGACAGCCCGCTGAACATTTCAATGGACTCGCTCATGTGGCAGGAAGACCTCGGACGTCCGTTTTCCATGCTCGGTTCGCAGAAGGGATTTGAAACCAACCGGGCGAAGCTGGCTGGCTGA
- a CDS encoding TetR/AcrR family transcriptional regulator — protein MSHRPSTATSRPTKSELVKEFREREIIEAARRVFTREGFQSASMEKIAEEAGLAKGTIYLYFPNREQLIIETLGAGAHRFYSYCREQSPPTFEPEQRVRALVRAMFQHAEEERDFQRALFIELNEWLFTPARQHLVQGLITAHEEFMSYIASILEEGARCRKFRKADHRQHAGYLFSLLGGLFRERLMGLNSSPVEEISAGVADFFLAAIGTKDRKP, from the coding sequence ATGTCCCACCGTCCTTCCACTGCTACCTCCCGGCCGACCAAATCAGAACTGGTGAAAGAGTTCCGCGAGCGGGAAATCATCGAAGCCGCCCGCCGGGTTTTCACCCGTGAGGGGTTCCAGTCTGCATCCATGGAAAAGATCGCCGAGGAGGCGGGACTGGCGAAGGGGACAATTTATCTTTATTTCCCGAACCGGGAGCAACTCATCATAGAAACACTCGGGGCGGGTGCCCACCGGTTTTACAGCTACTGCCGCGAGCAGTCGCCACCCACCTTCGAACCCGAACAGCGGGTCCGCGCCCTGGTCCGGGCGATGTTCCAGCATGCTGAAGAAGAGCGGGATTTCCAGCGCGCCCTGTTTATCGAACTGAACGAATGGCTATTCACTCCCGCCCGGCAGCATCTTGTACAGGGACTCATCACCGCACACGAGGAGTTCATGTCCTATATCGCATCCATCCTGGAGGAAGGTGCCCGGTGCCGGAAGTTCCGCAAGGCCGACCACCGGCAGCATGCCGGTTATCTGTTCAGTCTGCTCGGCGGGCTGTTCCGGGAACGGCTTATGGGCCTCAATTCGAGCCCGGTCGAGGAGATATCGGCCGGCGTCGCTGACTTTTTTCTGGCTGCCATCGGCACCAAGGACCGTAAACCATGA